One genomic segment of Cydia splendana chromosome 5, ilCydSple1.2, whole genome shotgun sequence includes these proteins:
- the LOC134790354 gene encoding uncharacterized protein LOC134790354, with protein sequence MLEAETKNEWTILDYLNDDCWCAVLQYVPVRDLIRTEGTSRHWQKRLLQYLRGVHLAVIETYDFYRPKTPKRHANDTRLNLQKQAYESFAMWTNKLGSSVVATDCYSLETLKIIRENCPKLESLFFHDLPDSCGSGVFPYNLNKDFQSLKGLCFNNCCVTDNCINQFIADKPLEDLDIRHCTKVTGDFLNTINLSSLKSLALISCDNFDLEHLICADLGELTSLILNHMKYRTLEVQEEIQYMLNRMPILEYLEINNYNDNMTCHDYGPLSRLTRLQHLLVSIQVPDEGVEAILQNCKELTSLNFSDCAAMTGCSVAASVCRWGSRLRSLTLEGFEGLNDEDVITIIRGCPELMSLELMESQYLTPNLPELASEARHAVRPGVRLRLHIDYSLMSDEVRLAQMCEEYDQFKSEYEDLDIELLLLP encoded by the exons aTGTTAGAAGCAGAAACAAAAAATGAATGGACAATACTGGATTACCTGAATGATGACTGCTGGTGTGCTGTGCTGCAATATGTGCCCGTCCGGGACCTTATCCGAACAGAGGGCACCAGCAGGCATTGGCAGAAACGACTACTGCAGTACTTGCGAG GAGTTCATTTAGCTGTTATAGAAACATATGATTTCTATAGACCCAAGACTCCCAAGAGACATGCAAATGATACTAGATTAAATCTGCAGAAACAAGCTTATGAGTCATTTGCGATGTGGACTAACAAACTAGGCTCTTCAGTAGTGGCTACTGACTGCTATAGTTTGGAAACTTTGAAAATAATTAGAGAGAACTGCCCTAAATTGGAAAGcctattt TTTCACGATCTGCCTGACAGCTGTGGGTCAGGAGTGTTTCCCTACAATCTGAATAAGGACTTCCAGAGCTTGAAGGGGCTATGTTTCAATAACTGCTGT GTAACAGACAACTGCATCAACCAATTTATAGCCGACAAACCATTAGAAGACTTAGACATTCGTCATTGTACAAAAGTGACAGGGGATTTTTTAAATACTATAAACCTGTCAAGCTTAAAATCCCTTGCCTTAATTTCATGCGATAATTTCGACCTGGAGCACTTGATTTGCGCCGACCTTGGCGAGTTGACGAGCTTGATACTAAACCATATGAAATATAGAACATTGGAAGTCCAAGAAGAAATACAATATATGCTGAATAGGATGCCTATATTAGAATATCtagaaataaacaattataatgataatatgactTGCCATGATTATGGGCCTCTATCGCGTCTGACACGTTTGCAGCATCTCTTGGTGTCGATACAAGTGCCCGATGAGGGTGTGGAAGCTATATTGCAGAACTGCAAGGAGTTAACTAGCTTGAATTTCTCAGATTGTGCAG CCATGACCGGGTGCTCCGTGGCTGCGTCTGTGTGCCGCTGGGGCTCGCGGCTCCGCTCGCTGACCCTGGAAGGCTTCGAGGGATTGAATGACGAAGATGTGATCACCATCATCAGAGGATGCCCCGAGCTTATG TCGTTGGAGTTGATGGAGTCGCAGTATTTGACGCCCAACCTGCCGGAGCTCGCGTCGGAGGCGCGCCACGCGGTGCGGCCCGGCGTGCGTCTGCGGCTCCATATAGACTACAGCCTTATGTCGGATGAGGTTCGACTG GCACAAATGTGCGAGGAGTATGATCAGTTCAAATCGGAGTATGAAGACCTGGATATAGAGTTGTTATTGTTACCTTAA